In a genomic window of Coregonus clupeaformis isolate EN_2021a chromosome 27, ASM2061545v1, whole genome shotgun sequence:
- the LOC121541691 gene encoding adenylate kinase isoenzyme 1: protein MADKIKDAKIIFVVGGPGSGKGTQCEKVVAKYGYTHLSSGDLLRAEVASGSERGKTLQAIMQKGELVPLDTVLDMIKDAMIAKADVSKGFLIDGYPREVKQGEEFEKKIGAPCLLLYIDAKGETMVKRLMKRGETSGRADDNEETIKKRLDLYYKATEPVIAFYSSRGIVRKIDSELPVDEVFGHVAKAIDDLK, encoded by the exons ATGGCAG ACAAAATCAAGGACGCCAAGATCATCTTCGTTGTAG GTGGGCCTGGCTCTGGTAAGGGCACCCAGTGTGAGAAGGTGGTGGCCAAGTATGGCTACACCCACCTATCTTCTGGGGACCTGCTGCGTGCTGAGGTAGCATCCGGCTCCGAGAGGGGCAAGACCCTCCAGGCCATCATGCAGAAGGGAGAGCTCGTACCCCTG GACACAGTCTTGGACATGATCAAGGACGCCATGATCGCTAAGGCTGACGTGTCCAAGGGCTTCCTCATTGACGGCTATCCCCGTGAGGTCAAGCAGGGCGAGGAGTTTGAGAAGAAA ATCGGAGCCCCCTGCTTGCTGCTGTACATTGACGCCAAGGGTGAGACCATGGTCAAGAGGCTGATGAAGCGCGGTGAGACCAGCGGTCGCGCTGATGACAACGAGGAGACGATCAAGAAGCGCTTGGACCTCTACTACAAAGCCACTGAGCCAGTCATCGCCTTCTACTCCAGCCGCGGCATCGTCAGGAAG ATTGACTCTGAGCTGCCCGTGGATGAAGTCTTCGGACACGTCGCCAAAGCTATCGATGACCTGAAGTAA